A window of the bacterium genome harbors these coding sequences:
- a CDS encoding ABC transporter substrate-binding protein encodes MKPLGMFTRNSLIRISISYLLLVVLFGCSFNPSNRVTIRFWNGFTGPDGRTMLRLVKRFNESNPTIHVLMQRMDWGTYYNKLFVAGISNRAPEVFVIHAGNIERFMHARFLRSIDDLITQPSPNGIDIADFSENIWQITENNGQHYALPLDVHILGMYYNRTLFKQAGLVDALGNPRPPKTKQEFIDALVRLTKDTNHDGQPETWGYVYTWLRTNVYTIMQQWNGKFFNSDYSQCLLNSPENVEALQFCVDLIQKLKVAPAPQNFDSWIGFRQGKVGIAFEGIYMLEDLKKQTDLEYAGAPLPLLGIKPAAWADSHLLCLKSGLDGKKLDASWRFIKFLSDNSLDWADGGQIPVRKSLRATDRFHRMEVQYEFATQIPYICYVPRIPYIFEFLTEFDIAVEKALRGSLSPKLALDIATENVNQIIRRQRQVGAIPSPQNDPN; translated from the coding sequence ATGAAACCGTTAGGTATGTTCACTCGTAATAGTCTTATCAGAATAAGCATCAGCTATCTGCTATTGGTCGTGCTCTTCGGATGTAGTTTTAATCCTAGCAACCGAGTTACTATCCGTTTCTGGAACGGATTCACCGGACCGGATGGAAGAACGATGCTGCGATTGGTTAAACGATTCAACGAATCGAATCCAACGATACACGTTCTAATGCAGCGGATGGATTGGGGAACCTATTATAACAAACTATTCGTTGCTGGGATTAGTAACCGTGCACCGGAAGTTTTCGTTATTCATGCGGGAAATATCGAACGGTTTATGCACGCACGGTTTCTCCGGTCAATTGATGATTTAATAACCCAACCGAGCCCGAATGGTATAGATATCGCTGATTTCTCAGAAAATATCTGGCAAATAACCGAAAACAACGGTCAGCATTATGCGCTTCCGCTGGACGTGCATATACTCGGAATGTATTATAATCGGACGTTATTCAAACAGGCAGGACTCGTTGATGCGCTCGGGAACCCACGCCCACCGAAAACGAAACAGGAGTTTATTGATGCGCTGGTGCGATTAACCAAAGATACTAACCATGATGGTCAGCCAGAGACGTGGGGTTATGTATATACTTGGCTCCGAACGAATGTATATACCATTATGCAGCAATGGAACGGAAAATTTTTTAATTCGGATTATTCGCAATGTTTGTTAAATAGTCCGGAAAATGTTGAAGCGTTACAATTCTGTGTAGACCTAATTCAGAAGCTGAAAGTCGCTCCGGCACCGCAGAATTTCGATTCTTGGATCGGGTTTCGGCAGGGGAAAGTCGGGATCGCGTTTGAAGGGATCTATATGTTAGAAGATTTGAAAAAGCAGACGGATTTAGAGTATGCCGGTGCACCGTTACCACTGCTAGGTATTAAACCGGCAGCTTGGGCGGATTCGCATCTGCTCTGCTTGAAATCCGGATTAGATGGCAAGAAACTTGATGCCTCGTGGCGGTTTATAAAATTCTTATCCGATAATAGTCTCGATTGGGCTGATGGCGGGCAAATCCCGGTTCGGAAAAGTCTGCGTGCAACTGACCGATTTCACCGGATGGAAGTCCAATATGAGTTCGCAACCCAGATTCCGTATATCTGTTATGTACCGCGTATTCCGTACATTTTTGAATTTTTAACGGAATTTGATATTGCTGTGGAAAAAGCGTTACGGGGATCACTGTCTCCCAAGCTAGCGTTGGATATCGCTACCGAGAATGTGAATCAGATAATTCGAAGGCAGCGCCAAGTAGGGGCGATACCCAGTCCCCAAAATGATCCTAACTAA